GGAATACTCACAAAAGATTTATAAACAATTAACAAAGCTTGTATTAAACAACCAGGGGCTAGACAGCATTGCCGGAACCCTTATGGAGATGATTAAAAAGCATGTAGTTATCCTGGATTTATTTTACAATCCAATTGTCCAGAACTTTACTTCAACTAAAGACCTTAAATTATTCTTTTGTCTTACCGAGGAAATAAAAAGCATTTCAAACCTGATAAGTGCCAAATCCCAATATGTTAGATTAAATAATGGTGATCAGGTTTATCTAGTTTCTATTACTACAGGGTCTGAGACTATGGGTTACTTATGTGTTTTAAATCCAGAGGATTCCCTGGAGGAAATGGATGCAATAGCAATAGAGCATGCAGCAACCCTGGCCGCCCTTGTAATGTTAAAGGAGATTGCAGTGAGAGAGACAGAAAATAGCTTAAGGGAGGATTTTCTAGAAGAAACATTGAAGGGAGTAAATCCGCCACAGATACTTGCAAAAAAGGCTGCCACCTTTGGTTACGATAAGAATAAGGGTTACCATTTGATCCTTTTTAATTTAACAAGTTGGGAGATAGTGGCTAATTGTAAAACTGAAAACCAATTGTTTAACCTAAAAAAGTATTTATTAACCTCTATTGAGCACTGTATTTCCAAGTACGGCCTTAGATACATGTATAAGTTCTCCCACGATAAAATACTGCTATTGCTCCAGGTAAGTAATGAAGATTTTCCCCTTGTTGAAAAAGCATCTCAAGAGATTATTGATATTATAAAAGCTAAGTATGGCAGCCATGGGATTGTGGCAGGTATAAGCAATTATTACAGCAAGCTTGAAAATCTAAACCTTGCATATCAAGAGGCATCCAGGGCAATAGAGTTGAGAGGAATAGCTAATAAAACGGTGACTTTATTTACAGATATTGAAATATACAATTTATTTTATGAAATTGCCCGCCAGGACTTTTCCCAAAGCTTTTTTAAAGAGAAGCTGGGCCTCTTAATAGATTATGATAAAAAGAATGGGTCCCAAATGGTGACAACCCTTGAACACTTTCTTGCCTGCAACTGTAATTTGCAGGAAACGTCAACAAGCCTGTATGTACATCGCCATACGTTAAGATATAGATTACAAAGAATAAAAGAAATTACAGGCCTAGATCCTTTAATACCGCAAGATAGACTAAAACTTCAAATGGCCCTAATGCTTTTAAAAGTAATATAATAGCAATTGGTGATAAAACCAAAGCAGTCACTCTAGAATGGCTGCTTTTGTTTTCTTTGGGATTTTTGAGCAAATAAAAAATAATCCATATATTTGGTAGGAAAATTAAATATTTTGTCAAATTGAATATAGGAATATATGAATTTGTTTTTGTGTTTGCTTAAAATGAGATGAAGACAGTGACCGGTGAAGAAACAAAGGGGGGTTGAAAATGAGTAAAGAAGAAAATGGACACTGGACGCACAGGGTTAAAAAGGATCTGGCACAAAGAGTTGTAGATATAATTCATAATATTACCAAGAACAACGTTCAATTCATGGGAAACGGCGGGGAAATAATAGCTACCACCCAACCAGAACGACTGGGAACTATACATGAAGGAGCAAAAAAGGTCATGTCTGGTATTAGTGATTTTGCTGCAATAACTGAAGAGGATGCAAAAAACATGACAGGGGTTTTACCAGGCTATACAGGTCCTATAGTTTTAGATGGAGAAAGAATTGCTTGTATTGGCATAACTGGAGATCCATTATTAGTTAAGCCTCTCCAGGAATTGGCTTCTGTAATCGTAGTTGAGGAAATAAAGAAATCCCAAATAAGCAGTTTGGTTCACAACCAGATACAAAACATCTCTGCAGTTATTCAAGAATTGACGGCAAGTGCTGAGGAAATAGCCTCTTATACAAAAGAGACAGAAAGCATTAGCCTTAAAGCCTTGGAAAAGTCTAACAATACAAATGAAATAATAGAAATAATCAGAACCATAGCCGACCAGACAAATCTACTAGGGCTAAACGCTGCAATTGAAGCTGCCAGGGCAGGTGAACATGGACGTGGCTTTAGCGTTGTAGCTGAGGAAGTAAGAAAGCTATCAACTAAATCCAAGGAATCAGTAAACAGCATAAACCAAACCATTATTGAAATCCAACGTGTAATAAATGATATATCAAGCATAGTCAAACAATCAGCTGAGATAACCGGACAGCAGTCCATGGCTTTACAGGGGCTTTCAGAAAGCATGGTAGGGATCCAAGAGGCAACAAATAAGTTGTTACAAAAGTAATAACCATTTATTTCCCACTTGCAAAGAATAGTAGTTAGTGGCGTTTAGACATGGGATAACATAGAATAGATAACAGGATATAAATAAAGGATAATAGTAGTCAATACCGAGCTTATATATGACTGTCTAAGAGGATGTGAATTGATGAGGAGATTTAGAGTTGGTATAGACGATTTAAGAAAGGTTTGTAAACCGGCTTCATTAGGCTTTAAAACCACAAAGGATGTAAAAACATTGGAAGGTATTATAGGTCAGGAAAGGGCAGTAAAGGCAATGAATTTTGGCCTGAGAGTAAACAATAAAGGATACAACATATACATGGCTGGAATAAACGGAACTGGAAAAACCAGCTATGCCAAGTCGCTGGCCTACAATGTAGCTTCTAAGGGGCAGGTGCCAAATGACATATGTTATGTATTTAACTTTAAGGAAATAGACAGGCCCATAATCATTGAAATTCCCCCTGGAACAGGAGAAAAGCTTGCTGCAAATATGGATGAATTAGTTGAAACTGTTAAAAAGGGGATTTCAAAGGCATTTACCGGCGAGGAATTCGATACCCAAAGAAGACTAATCAGAGATAAATATCAAAAGGATACCAGTGAATTATTACAGGAGTTGGATAAAATAGGCAAGGAAAAGGGCTTTGTTGTACGTCAAACATCCAAGGGTCTAGTTAGTGTTCCATTGGTGGATGGTAAGCCTGTAGACCAGATGGAAGAAGAATTAATAACTGAGGAAATTACAAAGGAAATTCAAGAAAAAATTCCAGAAATGCAAAAGCTCCTGGACGAAGTAACAAGAAAAATAAAGGTATTAGAGAAGGAAGCTTCTATGGAGCTTGTCTCCATAGAAAAAAAGATTGCCATGGCAGTAATTAAGCCCGAAATAGATATGGTGAGAGAAAAGTATAAGGATTATCTGAAGATACAAGTTTATTTAGACAATGTTGAAAAGGATATGGCAGATCACTTAAATGTCTTTAAGATAAAAGAGGAGGATCAATCACTAAATCCCTTATTACCCCTGCAGATGGAAAGCCATTTGAGCAGATATAAGGTTAATCTATTTGTAAATAATGCTAACCAGGAAGGGGCACCTGTAGTATGTGAAACCAATCCCAACTATTACAATCTATTTGGGAAGGTTGAAGGCAAGGCTAACATAGGCGGAATAAGCACAGACTTTTCCATGATAAAGTGTGGTTCTATACATAAAGCTAATGGAGGTTATCTTATAATACATGCCAAGGAGCTTCTAAAAGATCCCTTTGCCTGGGACGCCTTAAAGAGAACCCTGAAAAATCAGGAATCAGTAATTGAAAACATTGGAGAGCAATTCAAAATATTTCCAACTGCCACCATCAAGCCGGAAGCAGTACCTATTAATGTAAAAGTTATTCTCATTGGAAGCTCGTACATTCAGCAGCTGCTGTACAACTATGATGAGGATTTTAGCAAGCTCTTTAAAATTATTGCCCAATTTGATACTTCCATGGAAAGAAATAAGGATAATATACTCATGTTCTCCCAGTTCGTGAGTTCAGTATGCCAACTGGAGAAACTTAAGGAGTTTGACAAAACAGCCGTTGCCAGGATCATTGAGTTCAGCTCGAGATTAGCAGGCCACCAGAAAAGGCTTTCAACAAGATTTAATGAAATTGTTGAAATTGTCTATGAGGCAAGTGCATGGGCTGAAATAGAACAGAGCCAGGTTGTAAGCTCAACCCATGTGGAAAGGGCAATAGAGGAAAAAATTAATAGGGCAAACCTGCTTGAGGAAAAAATTCAGGAAAACATAATTGAAGGACAAATTCTTATTGAAACAGAAGGTGAGGTTGTTGGTCAGATAAACGGCCTTTCTGTATATAATCTAGGGGATTATTCCTTTGGAAAACCTTCAAAAATTACAGCCAGGGTATTTAAAGGAAAGAAGGGTCTTATAAATATTGAACGTGAAGCGAAAATGAGCGGAAAGATTCATGATAAGGGCGTTCTTATTCTCTCAGGATATATAGGTGGCAGGTATGCAAGAAAATCACCCCTGAGTATTAGTGCAAGCATTTGTTTTGAACAAAGCTATGGTGGTGTTGATGGGGATAGTGCTTCCTGTGCTGAGTTGGTTGTGCTTCTCTCAGCTCTTACTGATATTCCAGTTAGACAGGATCTGGCTATAACCGGAGCAATGAATCAAAGAGGCCAGGTTCAGCCAATTGGTGGTGTAAATCAAAAGATAGAGGGCTTCTATGAGCTGTGTAAAGAACGAGGTCTTACTAAAACCCAGGGAGTAATAATTCCAAAGCAAAATATCGTTAATCTAATGCTGAGTAAAGAGCTTGTAAAGGACTGTAAGGCAGGCAAATTTCACATCTACTCTTTTTCCCATGTAGATGAAGCCATAGAACTCTTAACCGGATTTTCTCCAGAAGAATTTTTTGAAAGGGTGCAAACAAAACTTGAGGAATTTGCCGGGGACCAGGATATTGATTAAATTAAGGGCCCTTATGCATCCACTTTGAAAGCATAAGGGCTCTAATACTATTGAGACTGTAGGGTGATCTCATTAATATATACATTTGATGTGTTAGGGCTATTCTCGTCAGATATTGAAGCCTTGATAGGAATTCTAAGCTGAACTGTGGTTCCTTGATCGGAACTTGAACAAATTCTCAACCCATAGCTTGGTCCATAAAGACTAATTAGTCTTTCGTGTACATTACTTAAGCCTACCCCATTTCCAGACCCATAACCTGGCTGAAGAACCAGGTGAATTTTTTCTTCGGGAATGCCAACACCGTCATCAGATACCATCATTACTAGAGTATCTTCCACCATACTGGCGGAAATCTTTAAGGTTCCTCCACCCACCTTGGGGGTTATCCCATGCTTTACAGCATTTTCCACAATGGGCTGAAGGCTGAGAAAGGGTATTTTTGTATCAAGCAGGCAATCGTCAATATCCTGGACGATTTTTAGTGAATCCTCAAAGCGAGCTTTTTCCAGTGTTAAATAAGTGTGAATGCACTCTAGTTCTTCCCCAAGGGTTATATAGTGTCCTCGTCTTCTGAGAGTTTGCCTGAAAAAGTCAGCCAGATGGATTAGAAGCTGCCTAGCCTTTTCAGGATTGGTTCGACTGTAAAGGACAATGGTATTAATTGTATTGAAAAAGAAGTGTGGATTAATTTGTGCATGTAAAGCATCAAGTCTGGCTTTAGTTAGAAGCTGAGACTGTCTGTCAAGCTCAGCTAATTCAGTTTGCATACTTAATAACTGTCCGATGCCCAAGGCAAGTCTAACTGATTGATCGGGAAGGGGGCCTGGACGAGTATCATATAGCTTTAGTGTCCCTATGACCTTGCCCTTAACCTTAAGGGGCACTATTATGGCTGCACCCAGGGGACAGCTGCAGTCCTTAACGGGACAGTTAAATCCTTCCGAGGTTTCAATAACCTTATATTTCCCGGTTTTTAAAACCTCTTTGGTAGCTGATGTAACTATGGGATCTCCAGGACGGTGCCTTTCGCATCCTACACCCAGAAAAGCCAGGATTTTTTCCTTGTCAGTTATAGCAACAGCCGGCAGCTGGCTGATCTTTTTTATAATTTCAGCCGTATTTTGGGCGGTGTTTTCGTCTAAACCATGCCGTAAGTAGGGGAGTGTCTCGTGGGCGATAAAAAGGCTTGTATTTGTGGCCTGCCTGTTTTCATCTTGACTTTTTGACGGCTTTGTGTATAACTTTAGTATTAACCAGAAGAAAGTAACGTTAGCAGGAATCAAAAGAAATGCCTTCAAAGCTACCTCCAGGGGAGCTGCTAGGAGAAACAGCCCTTCTAACAGGGAAAAAATTATAACACATAAAAAGATTAAGGTTTTGGACATTAAGGTTCCTCCACAACATGAATAGTTACATGAATAGTTAATTGTTATTGTCTCATAATTCTACTTTTTGTCAATCAACTCCTGCAAAATAAAAGATTTAAGAAGGAATTACCAGGATAATGTTGAAAATGATAGTGTGTAATATTTAAGCTTCACATATATAGTAAAGGAGAGAAGGTTTAGGTGGTAAAGGGAATAGGTACCGATATTGTTAGTATAGTAAGGATTAAAAGCTCCATAGCAAAATTCAAGGAAAAGTTCCAAAATAAGATATTTACCATGGATGAATGGAATTACTGCTGGAACAAAAAGAATCCCTATCCTTCCCTGGCTGCACGTTTTGCCGCCAAGGAGGCAGTATTAAAAGCCTTAGGAACAGGCAAGGGTAAGATAAAGTGGTTGGATATTGAGATCAAATTAGATCCTAAAGGTAAACCTGGTATTAACCTGTCTGGGTTGGCTGCTGAGACAGCAAGATCCCAATATATTAGCAATTTTAATTTAAGCCTGTCACATTGCTCTGAATATGCGGTAGCCTTTGTTGTAGCCGAATAGGGGGAGAAAAAGTGAAACTTGTTACTTCTACTGAGATGATAAATATAGATAGTACTGCAATAAGTAAATATGCTATACCTGGAATTGTATTGATGGAAAATGCAGGTTTGGCCGTGGTAAAGAAGATAGCTCAGATTTTTGGACATGACCTAGGCAGAAAGAGAATCATGATTTTTTGCGGTAAGGGCAATAATGGTGGAGACGGAATGGTCATTGCCAGACATCTTATCAATAAGGGTGTGGAAGTAAAGGTCTATTTATTGTGCAGTCCAGCAGAGATTAAAGGTGATGCAGCAGCAAATCTCACAATCCTACAATCCATGGGAGCCAAGATATATCCAATTATCAATGATAAAGATCTGCATAGGGTAGAAATATCCATGATGTATGCCGATTTAATTGTAGATGCTATTTTTGGTACTGGACTTAAGGGCGAACCCAGGGGCATAGCTGCAAAGCTTATCAAGCTCATAAACGAATCCAGGAGATTAACACTAAGTGCAGATGTGCCGTCTGGCCTGGAAGCTGATACTGGAAAGGTACATGGTGAGTGTATTAATGCCAATCATACCATTACCTTTGGTTTGGCCAAGATTGGTATATTTATTGAACCGGGGTGCAGGTATAGTGGAGAGATAGAAGTGGCTGACATATCCCTGCCACGACAGCTTTTAAATAGTCATACTTTAAATCGGGAATTAATAACTAAAGAATGGGTTAAGAGCAAGCTTTCAAAACGGGACCATAATACCCATAAAGGCACTTATGGTCACGTTCTAGTATTAGGAGGCTCACCTGGGATGACAGGTGCCGTTTATTTGGCAGCCACAGGAGCCTTAAGGGCTGGTGCCGGCCTTGTTACTGCGGCGGTACCCCGATCTCTAAATCCTATTCTTGAACAAAAGCTTACTGAGGTTATGACACGACCGCTGCCTGAGAGTGAAAAGGGCCTCCTTGGCAGAGATTCTCTGGAACCTATTTTAGATGTGGCTGAAAAAGCAGATACTATAGTTATAGGTCCTGGAATGGGTGTTTCTGCTGAAGGGGAAACATTATTAAAGGAGCTATTGCCCCAATTAAAAATTCCTGTAATCCTGGATGCTGACGGTTTAAACCTTTTTAATAAAATAATAAGGGACAAAAAGGAATTTTTTAAGCAAGTACAAACAGGTATGATTTTCACACCCCACCCAGGTGAAATGGCCAGACTATGCAAATTAGACAGCCAGGAGGTACAAAAAGACCGCCTCTCAATTGCAGAGGGTTATGCCAAAGAGTGGGGCGTCACCCTTGTACTCAAGGGCTCTAAAACCATTATTGCCTCGCCAAGGGGTAGAACCTATCTAAACATTAATGGAAATCCAGGTATGGCCACAGGTGGTTCTGGGGATGTTCTGGCAGGTATAATAGGAGCACTTCTAGCCCAGAAACTTGACATTGAAGCAGCGGCCTCTGTTGGTGTCTTTCTCCACGGATATGCAGGGGATAGGGCAGCAGAACAATTAGGTGAATACTCGTTGACGGCAATGGATATTATTGATTATCTCCCATGTGTATTAAGAGAATTAACTGAGGGTGAATAAATTTGCGACCAGCAAAAGCTGAAATAAATCTTAATAATCTTGCTCACAACGTTAGGGAATTAAGAAAACTGTCAAATTCAAGGCACTTCATGGCTGTTGTAAAGGCTGATGGTTATGGACATGGAGCTGTACAGGTTGCTGGAACAGCCCTGGAAAGCGGTGCTGATAATTTGGGAGTTGCTGCAATACAAGAAGGTATAGAGCTTAGAGAGGCTGGAGTAAAGGCCCCCATACTGATCTTTGGATGGACTCCCCATGAGTATGGAGATGTCCTTGTAAGATACGATCTTACCCAGACAGTGTTTTCCATGGAACAGGCTGAGCAGCTTTCCAAGGTCTCAAAACGTATTGGAGAAAAAATAAATATCCACTTGAAGATAGATACAGGTATGAACAGGCTTGGATTTCAAGCCACTGAAAAGTCAGCTGACGAGATAAAAAAGATTTTTGCCGCAGGGGGCTTAAGAGTACTGGGAGCCTTTACTCATTTTGCTGAGGCAGACAACAGATTCTCAGACTTTACTTCAATCCAGTTTAATCTATTTAAAGCCTTTATTTCAGAGCTAGAAAGTCAAGGTTTGGAATTTCCTGTTAAGCATTGTGCCAATAGTGCTGCCATTATTGATTATCCTGATACACATCTGGATATGGTCAGGGCGGGAATAAGTATATACGGGCTGTATCCTGATTTAATCATGAAGGATAGGATAGTGCTAAAGCCTGTCATGAGATTCCTGGCCAGGATTGCTCATATAAAGGATATTAGCAAGGGTGAAACGGTAAGTTATGGCAGAACTTTTAAAGCACAAGAAAATAAGAGGATAGCAACTATTCCCATTGGCTATGCCGATGGATATAATCGCTTGTTATCGAATAAAGGTAAGGTTATAATAAATAATAGTTTTGCTCCAGTTGTGGGAAGAGTCTGCATGGATCAATTCATGGTAGATATAACCCATGTTCCGCAAAGTATACGGCCAGGTGATGAAGTCATTCTTTTTGGAGCAGATGATAAAGGGCTAGAGGTTAGTGTAGATGAAATTGCCCAAATTACGGGAACCATAAACTATGAGATAGTCTGCATGGTCAGTAAAAGGGTACCAAGGATATATAAGACATAGGGACGGTCTTTTGTCTTATTTTCAAGTGTGATAAGGGGGACATGCTTATCACTGCAATAAAATGATATTTACTGCCGTATATATTTACAAAATTGGGAAACAAATATATAGGAGAGAACAATATGGAACTGCTAAAAGCAAAAATATTAGAAGAAGGTCATGTTTTATCGGCAAATATTTTAAAGGTAGATTCTTTTCTAAACCATCAAATGGATCCTGTTTTAATGTATAAAATTGGCCAGGAGTTTGCAGAAAGATTTAATGGCGAGAAAGTCACTAAGGTTTTAACTGTTGAAGCATCAGGTATTGCAGCAGCATTAATGACTGGTCTTGTATTGGAAGTGCCTGTCCTTTTTGCCAAGAAAAAAAAGCCTTCAACCATGAGTGAAGCCTTTTTTACCGGCCGAATACATTCCTATACCAAAAACGAAACTGTTGACATAGTTGTAGCTAAAAAGTATTTAAAGATGGAAGATAGAGTATTGATTATTGATGACTTTTTAGCTACAGGGGAAGCAGCCAGGGGTATGATTGAAATTGTCCATCAGGCAGGCTGTCATTTAGTTGGTGTTGGTATATGTATTGAAAAATCCTTCCAGGAAGGTGGAAGACAATTAAGGGAGCTAGGGGTGAGGGTTGAAACACTAGTAAGTATAAATGCATTGAATGATGGAAAAATTGACTTTGAATAGAATTATTGTTATTATTTGTCCTTGAACACATATAGCATAAAGGATATAATATAGTATAGCATATGCGCGGAAGTATTGTTGCAGGGGGTGCCCTTATTGTCTCGTGTCAAAAGGATTATGATAAGTATACCAGAAAACCTATTAAAGGAAGTAGATGGATTAGCTAATAGAGAAAAAAGAAATCGCAGCGAATTCATTAGGGAAGCTATGAAGTTATATATATCTGAACAAAATAAAAGGAATATTAGGGAGCAGATGAAAAAGGGTTATCAGGAGATGGCCCAGATTAATCTATGTTTAGCTGTGGAAAATTACGAGGTAGAAAATGAAGCACAGGAATATTATGAAGAGAAACTAGCGGAGTGTAAATAGAATGCATGTAAGAAGAGGAGATATTTTTTATGCCCAATTAAATCCAGTTGTTGGTTCTGAACAAGGGGGAACAAGACCTGTGCTTATCATTCAAAATGATATTGGAAACCAGTACAGTCCCACCACCATTGTTTTAGCAATCACTTCACAGATTTCCAAGGCAAAACTGCCAACTCACATTGAAATGCCAAGTAGTAAAAGTGGTCTTGAAAAAAACTCTGTTATCCTGGCAGAACAAATACGCACAATTGATAAAAGTCGATTAAAGCACAAGGTGGCTTATTTGGATGAGGAGTTTATGATTAAGGTGGATAAAGCTCTTGAAATAAGCTTGGGCTTAACGGAGATCTAAAAGTTTTTTCATGTCTACTTGATGTAGGCATTTTTATTTTCCCATTAGAATATGTAATGAAGCAAGGGGGGATAAAAATGGCTGCACCAAAAATTGGGATTACCTGTGGTGAAGATGTCAAAGAGGGCAAGGTTTTTTTAACAAATTACTATTTAAGATGTGTACAACGGGCGGGGGGCATCCCCTGGTTAATTCCATCAATAGAAAAGAATATAAGTGACTATTTGTCTAACCTGGACGGGATAATATTATCAGGAGGAGTTGATGTTGACCCATTATATTTTGGTGAAGAACCAATAATTGGAATGGGTGAAATAACGCCAGGGAGAGATAACTTTGAAATTAAACTGACACAAGCAGCAATCATCTTAGACGTGCCAATTCTAGCAATTTGCAGGGGTGTTCAGGTATTAAATATTGCCCTGGGAGGTAATATATATCAAGATATATTATCCCAGGTGCCAGGTGTATATAAACATACACAATATGCTCCCAAATGGTACCCAACCCATACTATACATATAATTCGAGACTCAATTCTAGAAGGCATATTTAAATCAGAGACAGCTAGGGTTAACTCATTTCATCACCAGGCTGTAAGCAGCCTGGCAGATGGCATAGTATCCATTGCCAGTACTTCAGATGGGATTGTTGAGGCCATTACAATGCCAAATAAAAAGTTTGTGTTAGGTGTACAGTGGCACCCTGAATGTATGGCAGACAGATTTCAGGATCAGCAGCAGATATTTAATGAATTTGTTAAAGCCTCCACTAGATAATGGTTATACAATATACATCAAGAGTAATGATAGAATATATGAAAGAAGGTGATATTTTGCTGGCATTGACAAATGGACGTATCATTACAGTTACAGGCCCTGTATATGAAAAAGGGACAATAGTAGCTGACGGTGATAAAATAAGCAGGGTGGGTTTGACCACTGACGTTCAAATACCATCAGGAAGCAGGGTTCTGGACCTTGCTGGAAAAACAGTTGTCCCCGGCTTCATTGAAAGCCACTGCCATGTAGGCATAATGGAAGAGGTGTATAGAATAGAGGGTGATGACTTAAATGAGACATCCAATCCAGTTACCCCTACTTTAAGGGCAATAGATGCAGTTTATCCCGGAGACCTGGCCTTTAAGGATGCCCTTGAGGCCGGAGTTACTACCATACACACCCTGCCTGGGAGTGCCAATGTAATTGGCGGCATCACACTTATAATGAAGACTCACGGACTGGTTATTGACAACATGGCAGTAAACCCCTGTGCCGGTCTTAAGGTGGCATTTGGTGAAAACCCAAAGCGGATATATGGAGACCAATCAAAAATGCCAAAAACACGAATGGCTACTGCAGCCATGCTGAGAGAACAAATGGTTAAAGCAATGAGCTACAGGGATAAAAACCAAAAGGCCAAATGTGATCCAGACAAGAAGCCTGAGAGGGACCTGGCCATGGAGGCGCTAGGCATGGTTCTAGATGGTACAATTCCCTTGAGAGCCCATGCCCATAGAACAGATGATATTATGACTGCAATTCGTATTGCAGAGGAATTTAAAGTTAAAATTATTATTGAGCATGGTACTGAGGCCCATTTAATAGCAGATGAGATTGCCGACAGAAGCATTCCTGTAGTTACCGGACCCAGCTTTACATCAAGAGCCAAGGTGGAGCTTGGACAAAGGACCTTTGAGACCCCCGGCATTTTATCCAGAAGGGGAGTCAAGGTAGCAATCATGACAGATCATCCTGTTATTCCCATTAATTATCTGCCACTTTGTGCTGCCCTGGCTGTTAAGGCAGGCATGGATTATGATGAGGCGTTAAAAGCCATAACAATAAATGCCGCGGAAATTCTTGGCATATCCAACAGGGTTGGGAGCATAGAGGAGGGCAAGGATGCGGACCTGGTTATTATGGACGGTGACCCACTAGAAATAAAAACAAAAGTCCTTGAAGTATTTATTAATGGTAACTCAGTGTACCAAAACAACTAGATTATTAGTATAAGGCCCACTGCCATGGTGGGTTTTCATTACTTTTTCCTTTACTTTGGCAATGGCCATTGGATATTATATGAGGTAGTGGAGGAGGCTCGGATCAATGATGGCTTTTCATGTTAATAATGAGACACAAACTTTAAAGCTGGGACAAGTTATTGGGCAAAACATGGTCCCAGGCATGGTAATTTGCCTCAAGGGTGATCTGGGTGCGGGAAAAACAACCCTGACCAGGGGAATTGTTAAGGGAGCCGGTATTGACAGCCATGTCACAAGTCCTACCTTTACAATTATCAATGAATATGAGGGTAAGTACAAGCTATATCATATTGATACTTATAGAATAGAAAGCCTGGATGAGATGATTGATCTGGGAGTTGAAGATTATCTTCCGGCAGGGGATGGAGTAACAGTAATTGAGTGGCCCGAGCTTATTGAGGATCTGCTCCCTGAAGATAGACTTATTTTAAATATTGTGCCTGAGGGAGTTCATGAAAGAAAGATTACAGTGCAAATACATGGGAAGAGCACTTCCTATGAAAAGCTTTTACAGGAGTTGAAAAACCATGATAGTATTGGGAATTGATAGCTCTACTCAAGTAAACACTATTGCCCTACTTCAAGACGGACAATTGCTTTGTGAAGCAATCTTAAATACCCGCAAAAACCATTCCCAGAGGCTTATGCCCATGATAGATATACTCCTAAAGGAGGCAGGGCTGACAATAGAAAATGTAGATGGTGTGGCTGTTTCCTCAGGTCCTGGCTCCTTTACAGGTTTAAGAATTGGAATGACAACAGGCAAGGCACTTGCCTGGTCTCGAAATAAGCCCCTGGTTGGCATTCCCAGCCTTGATGGAGTAGCATTTAACGCCCAGGGAGTAACAGGAACTATCTGCCCAATATTAAATGCCAAACGTAACGAAGTATATACTGCCCTCTATAAAATGGTCAAGGGAGAACTGCAAAGAATTTCTGATTACATGGCAGTGGAACCCCTAGAACTAATAAAGAGATTACAAAATCAGAGCCAGGTTACCCTATTGGGAGATGGAATTGAG
The DNA window shown above is from Desulfitibacter alkalitolerans DSM 16504 and carries:
- a CDS encoding amidohydrolase — encoded protein: MIEYMKEGDILLALTNGRIITVTGPVYEKGTIVADGDKISRVGLTTDVQIPSGSRVLDLAGKTVVPGFIESHCHVGIMEEVYRIEGDDLNETSNPVTPTLRAIDAVYPGDLAFKDALEAGVTTIHTLPGSANVIGGITLIMKTHGLVIDNMAVNPCAGLKVAFGENPKRIYGDQSKMPKTRMATAAMLREQMVKAMSYRDKNQKAKCDPDKKPERDLAMEALGMVLDGTIPLRAHAHRTDDIMTAIRIAEEFKVKIIIEHGTEAHLIADEIADRSIPVVTGPSFTSRAKVELGQRTFETPGILSRRGVKVAIMTDHPVIPINYLPLCAALAVKAGMDYDEALKAITINAAEILGISNRVGSIEEGKDADLVIMDGDPLEIKTKVLEVFINGNSVYQNN
- the tsaE gene encoding tRNA (adenosine(37)-N6)-threonylcarbamoyltransferase complex ATPase subunit type 1 TsaE; its protein translation is MMAFHVNNETQTLKLGQVIGQNMVPGMVICLKGDLGAGKTTLTRGIVKGAGIDSHVTSPTFTIINEYEGKYKLYHIDTYRIESLDEMIDLGVEDYLPAGDGVTVIEWPELIEDLLPEDRLILNIVPEGVHERKITVQIHGKSTSYEKLLQELKNHDSIGN
- the tsaB gene encoding tRNA (adenosine(37)-N6)-threonylcarbamoyltransferase complex dimerization subunit type 1 TsaB, which encodes MIVLGIDSSTQVNTIALLQDGQLLCEAILNTRKNHSQRLMPMIDILLKEAGLTIENVDGVAVSSGPGSFTGLRIGMTTGKALAWSRNKPLVGIPSLDGVAFNAQGVTGTICPILNAKRNEVYTALYKMVKGELQRISDYMAVEPLELIKRLQNQSQVTLLGDGIEEFISIFAENLGDRLAVPSSANRLPRASHIAYLGWRRLLKGEADDVINLVPLYVRKADAEIKLESKGRST